A window of Kyrpidia spormannii genomic DNA:
CGCGGCCACTCGGTTTATGGGATACATCATGCAGCTTCTCGGCAACCCAACGCAATTGATGGTTCGGATCTAAGAGGGGCTGAGCCATTTCCGAGGGTTGGAGACCGACGACGCAGAATCGGATAGGTGCCAGATGCACAATTGATCGGTCTGCGGTATACTACCTCTGTGGGTATTCGGAAGGAGGATTAGGCATGTCGAAAGAAGTGACGGATGCCACGTTCGCCAGTCGAGTCGAGCAGGTGGCCGGGCCGGTATTGGTGGACTTTTGGGCGCCTTGGTGCGGGCCTTGCCGGATGTTGGCTCCAGTTCTTGATGAACTTGAAAAAGAATGGGCTGGAAAACTGGAGATTTATCGGTTGAATGTCGACGATAATCCGAGCACGGCGGGCCGTTTCGGAATCATGAGCATCCCCACCCTGCTCTTGTTCAAAAATGGGCAGGTGGTCCAGCAGGTGATCGGTTATCAGAACAAAGCCCGCTTGTCGGCGACCCTTCGGCCCCATTTGAGCTAAAGGGCCTTGATCGCCGGAGTCGAGTATTCTATAGTGTGAGGTAATAGAAGGGGCAAGGCGAAGACGAGGACCAGTACAGAGGTGTAAGACGGCCCCAGAGAACGGGCTCGTGGCTGGGAGGCCCGCGCCGTCCCCTTTGGACCCCCCCTCGGAGCTGCTGCCGGAGCGGACCGCCGTGGATCCGCGAAGGTGAGCCGTGGCCGGGCGTTAACCGGATCCGGGTTGTCCGGGATGAGGGGGCCGATGAGGCCAACGAAGGTGGTACCGCGGAAGGGGCTCTTCCGTCCTTTAAGACGGGAGAGCTTTCTTATTGCCGCGAGGTTCGGATCGCGTGGAGAGGAGAGCCGGGTAATGATCGAGAAGAATCTATCTTTTCTCGGCGCTGGGGCGATTGCCGAGGCATTGATTCGGGGATTGTTGGATGCCGGGGCGGCCCGGGCGGACCGGATTCGGGTCGCCAATCGCTGGAACGGGCAAAAAAAGGACAGCCTGGCTCGGCGGTACGGCGTGGTGGCGGTGGAGCGCCCTGAAGCGATTCGCCGGGGCGAGGTGCTGATTCTGGCCATGAAACCGAAAGACGCCGGAGACGCGTTGGTCGAGGTGAGGGATCACCTGCAGGGCCAGCCCCTGATCCTTTCGGTTTTGGCTGGCATTCCGACGGAATGGATCGAGCGGCAGCTCGGGGGACAGATTCCAGTCATCCGGGCCATGCCAAACACCTCTTGTCGGGTGAGGGAATCGGCCACGGCCCTGGCCCCGGGCCGTTACGCAACGGCGGAACAGATGAATCTGGCGGAACAGATCTTTGCTGCTGTCGGCCGAGTGGTGGTGGTGCCAGAAAGCCAGATGGATGCGGTCACGGGGTTGTCGGGAAGCGGTCCCGCTTACGTATATTACCTGGCTGAAGCACTGATGGCATCGGGCAGGGAGATGGGTTTGGACGAGAAGGTATGCCGGGGGTTGGTGGAACAGACGCTTTACGGAGCGGCGCTCATGCTCCGCAATACCGAGGAGTCGCCGGAGACCCTGCGGCGGCAAGTCACCTCCCCGGGAGGGACCACGGAAGCGGGAATCCAGGTGTTGGAGCTGCGCCACGTGGCGGAGGCCCTCCGGGAGGCGGTGCGAAGGGCGGCGGAGAGGAGCCGGGAGTTGCAAGAGGCTTTTGCTGAGTCTGCGGCCTCGGAGGCCGATGGGTAAGCGGCCGCTCTTGACAGTGGCGACCCTCTGAGCGGTCAAAGCCGGAAAGCCGCCCGCATTGGATCGTAGGGCGGCTCGGCCAGTGAGGTGGGCCTGCCCGGTTTGACGCGGCTACTGGACTTTCTCCATCCGGCGCCTATGGATCTCTGCCATCCAGCGCTCGTAAAGGGCATCTGACAGATCGACGTGGGGTTCGTGGGGCATGTGGAGCCGCCGGTGCTCCGGCGAGAGCTGTGCCAAGGATTGGGCAGCCGTCTGTCGGGCTGTATCCGGCGTAATCTTATCGATCAGTCGACGACCGTCGCGGTACACCGGGCGGAGCAGTCGGATGGCTTCGTAATCGGTGACCACCTTTTGTTTCCAGCGATATTCCGGATGAATCATTCGCAGAGGACCTTTTGGGTCTTCTTCGTCCTCCAAAATGATGAGGTCGCCGACAAACTGTCCATCCTTCAAAAGGCGCACCACGTTCTTGCGGCCGGGCAAGGTGACCTTGGTGGGGTTTTCCGAGAGTTTGATCGGGGTGCTCAGGTGGCGTTCCCCGTTTTCCTCCCATTCAATTGCCGCCAGCTTGTAGACTCCGCCCAATGCGGGGTCGGACCGCGCGGTGATCAAGTTCGTCCCGACGCCAAAGGCGTCGATGGGCGCGCCTTGGGCCAAAAGGTCTCGAATAACGAACTCATCCAGATCCGAGGAAGCGATAATCTGGGCGCCCGGAAACCCGGCCTCATCCAGAGCCTTTCGACAGACTCGGGACAGATAGGCGAGGTCCCCGCTGTCGATGCGCACCCCAATCGGTTCGTATCCCTTCTCCCGGAGCTTTCGGAACACAGCAATGGCGTTGGGCAAGCCACTGCGCTCCACGTCGGTGGTGTCTACGACAAGAAGACATTGGTCGGGAAATGCCTCGGCGTAGGCGGTAAAAGCCTCAAGTTCCGCTTCCTTCGCCTGATCCGGAGACTGGACGTCACGGTGAAAAGCGAGAACAAAGCTATGGGCCATGGTTCCCGTAATGGGTATCCCGAATCGGCGTCCCGCTTCAGTTGTCGCGGTTTTACTGACTCCCCCGATGTATGCGGCCCGGGCCCCGTCGATGGCGGCGTCCACCCCTTGGGCCCGGCGGGCTCCCATTTCGATCACAGGTTTGCCGGCGGCTGCCTCCACCATCCGGTGAGCGGCGGTGGCGATGAGGCTCTGATGGTTCACGTACGTAAGGAGCATCGTTTCCAAAAGTTGAACCTCGAATAATTTCCCCTCCACCCGCAGCATGGGTTCCCGGGGAAACATCACCGTTCCTTCTTCGGGCGCGTAGATTGTCCCGTGAAATCGAAAGCGGCGCAACAAGTCCCAGAATTGCTCGTCTCGGATCTGAGGGGCTACACTTTGTAAATATCGGATTTCGTCCTCTCCGAAACGAAAATTCTCGATACCTTGCAGGACCCCCTCCAGGCCGACGAAAAGGACGTACGGGTGCTCGAAGGGTCCCTTTCTGTAAAAAAGATCGAATACAGCTGTGCGCTCGTGGATTCCGGCGCGAAAATACCCATAGGCCATCGTCAGTTCGTAAAAATCAAAGAGCAGCGGAAAACTCACCGGTGCTCCTCCTTTCGTGCCCCAAACCGGTGACCCCCGGGCCAACTCCGGGTTCTGGATTGCAACCTTCGGGATCTCATTAGAATTGTAGCACAATCCGCTGCAAAACACCCATTGCTCCCACTTCCATGGCACCCACGGAAAATAAAAACAGATAGCCACGTTTCAGTCCGTGTGATATAATACATAACTAATAATGACAGATTTAACGTCAACGTATGGGAAAAACTCCGCCGGGGGTGAGGTGGGGTGGACCGACAACTGTTTGATCGGATCGATGAGGCCGGCACCCCGGTGGATTTGCGGAGGCTCCATGCTGCGGCGGTCCGAACGATTACAGACCCCCGTATGCTGTCGACCTTCCATGACCGTTTATTCTGCCGCGTCGTCGCATTGGCTGAGGAAGCTTTGGAACGGGACGGCTGGGGTCTGGCCCCCGCTCGTTACTGTTGGCTTGAACTTGGCAGCGGGGCCAGGCGAGAGCAGATGATCAGCACCGACCAGGACAATGCCCTGGTTTACGACTCGCCCGAAGGAGCCGAACATGCCGTGGAAGGCTATTTTGCAGAGATGGCCAGGCGCGTGGTCGGGGGGCTGGATGACGCGGGGTACCCTCTGTGCCGGGGCTATGTCATGGCGGTGAACCCCCGGTGGCGGGGCACACCAGAACAATGGGCCCGCCGGATCCAGGGATACCTGGATTACCCGGATTGGAGCAATGTACGGCTGTTGTTAATTGCCGCCGATCAGCGTCCGGCCTGCGGAGACGCGGGGCTCGGTCATCGCGTGAGGAAAGGGGTTGTTTCCGCCCTTCGGGATGCCCGCTATGCCCTGTGGTCGGCGGCAGATCACGGCTGGCGGGTTGGGCGGGCGGCCCTGACCGCCCTGGGGCGCCTCCGTACCGGGGCCGAGGAGCGGCAGGGGATGGTGGATATCAAAACCGGGTTATACGCCCCTTTGGTGGGCAGCGTCCGACTTTGGGCCCTGCGGGCGGGGATCGAGGAACCGGGGACCCGCGAGCGGATCGAGGTACTCGAAAAGAGCGGACTTTGGAGTGCTGAAGAGGCTCGGGCGGCGGCTGAGGCCCTTCGGATCTGCCTTGCCCTTCGCTGGAAAAGGCATCGGGATTGTCTCCTCGCAGACCGGCCGCCGGATGATTGGGTGGATCCTGCGGAGTTGCCGCGGGACATGGTGGACCAGCTTTTCCGGGCTCTGTCTGCGACCCGGGCCCTTCAGAAACGAACCTATCAGTATTTTCAGCATCTCTACCGGCGGGGGTGAAGAAAGCGTGAAGCCGCAGCGTCTGGGATGGTTTCAACGGCTGTTGAAAAATCGCGATGTCACGGCACTGCTCGCCGCGTCCGCTGAGGGTTCTGTTGCCACTGAGGCGGCTCTGCGCCAAATGGTCCGGGAAATCAACCGCCGGGATATCTGGGAAGAGCCCTTGGATCGCTTGACCTACGTGGTGTTTGATACGGAAACCACGGGGTTCGATTGGCGTACCGACGCCTTGATTGAGATCGGTGCCGTACGGGTGGAAAATGGGCAAGTCCGCGAAGATCAAACGTTCTCATCACTGATCGCTCTTGAACCCGGTCGCCGAGTCCCGGAGGTGGTCCGGCGGATCACCGGGCTGAGTGAACAAGAACTCTGGCGAGCTCCCAAAGTCCAAGACGTATTGTCGCGGTTCATGGCGTTTTCCTCAGACGCTGTTTTGGTCGCTCATCACGCCGGACACGATGTTAATTTCCTTAACGTTCCATTAAACCAATTCTACGGCATTGAGTTGCCCCGTCGGGTCGTGGACACCGCCCAAGTGGCCCGGCGACTGTGGCCCGACAGCGGCGAGGCCACTTTGGACTATCTCATTGAACGCATGGCGATTCCGCCGCTGACTCGTCACCGGGCTTTGAACGACGCCCTGTTGACTGCCCGGATATGGAGTGTATTTCTCACCTTATTTACAAGAAAAGGTCTGACAAAATGGGGAGAGTTTTTTACGTGGATGAAAACGGACGTTGTTATTGGTGATGAATATTGACATCTGCGGTTATTGTATATATCATATAAAGTGTCTCTTTCATATCCGCGAGATTGAGGAGGGTGGGCAATGATCAAATGGGCGAGATGGGGGTTCCTGCCGGCTCTGGTCCTTCTCGCACCGTCTGTGGTCTTGGCGGCGGATCCGACCGTCAAGGATGTCGCCCAGGCGGTGGACACAGTGTGGGTTGCGGTGACCGCGTTCTTGGTGTTTTTCATGCAGGCCGGTTTTGCCCTGTTGGAGGCCGGATCGACCCGAATGAAAAATGCCGGCCACATCGCCGGGAAAAACATCTTGAGTTTTGGCTTGGCGGCGCTGGTCTTCTGGGCGGTGGGGTTTGCCATCAGTTTTGGGCAGGGAAATGCGTTCGTCGGAACTCAGGGGTGGTTTCTCAACGTCAGTGATGATATGGTGAATCAAGTTTTCGGTTCGTTGTCTTACAGCGACGTCCCCCTTGGCGCCAAGTACATGTTTGAAGTCGTGTTCGCAGGGGTATCACTGGCTATCTTTTGGGGCGGCATCGCCGAACGGGCTAAACTGATCGTGTACTTCATTTTCGGGATTTTGTTTTCAGCCCTCATCTATCCCGTTGTGGCGCACTGGATTTGGGGCGGCGGCTGGCTGTCCGGTCTCGGGATGCAGGATTTTGCCGGATCGACGGTGGTCCATCTTCAAGGCGGAGTCGCGGCTCTGGTGGGGGCGATGCTGCTCGGTCCGCGCATCGGCAAATACGGCAAGGATGGCAGCGTTCATTCCCTGCCCGGGCACAATACCGTATACTCCGTCCTCGGCGTCATCATCCTGTGGTTCGGCTGGTTCGGGTTCAACCCCGGCAGCACCTTGTCGGCATTGAACGTTTCTTTTGCGTATATCGCTATGACGACCAATCTGGCGGCGGCAGCCGGGGGCGTGGCGGCGTTGTTGACCGCGTGGGCCGTTCTCGGTAAGCCGGACATTCCAATGATGCTCAACGGGGTCCTAGCTGCTTTGGTGGCCATCACGGCGAGTTGCGCGTTTGTGGAGCCCTGGGCGGCAGTGGTCATCGGGGCGGTGGCCGGGGTGGTCATGGTCCTCTCGGTGCAGTTTTTTGAGAGGGTAGCCCGGGTGGACGATCCGGTGGGAGCCTTTTCGGTTCACGGTGTGGCCGGGATCTGGGGGACTTTGTCCACGGGGTTTTTTGCATCTCCGGATTTGGTGAAATCTGTGGGCGTCGGCGCGCCGGGCCTGTTCTACGGCGGCGGGCTGCACCAGCTTGGCGTGCAGGCGGCCGGGGTACTGGCGGCCGGGGTGTATGTGTTCGTGGTGTCGTTCATCATTCTCTATGCGATCAAGGCCACCGTTGGTCTGCGGATCAGCCGGGAAGAGGAGATCATCGGCCTGGATGTCAGTGAACACGGCGCATCGGGGTATCCGGAACAACTGCCCCACGGCGGTGAGTTCTCCCAAGGGGGATCTTCCGGAACTCGCGCGACACCCACGGCTTGATTTGGATCGCATTTAACGAAGCTGTCGAAAGAAGGACACCGAGGCGCTCCAAAGGGGGATGGGAGACGATCGGTGACGGGGTGGTGAGTAGATTTCACCACCCTTCTCGTCTTTTTTCGTCCCTCACATTCCGCTGGTGCCGAACTCCCAACAACTGAGGCTCAAGGACCCATATTGGTAATACTGGCATAATCGCCGGGCCGCGCGGTCCCCGTCGGCCGAACCCATGGCGATCAGGAGAGGAACAAAATGTTCGTTTCGCGGAACGGCCATGTGGGCATAAGGGGCCTCGGACTTATAGCGAAAAAGTGCTCGGGTGTCCCAATTCTCGATCCGATCTCGTAGCCAGTCGTCAAAGCTCTGCGCCCAGTCTGCCGGAAGTCCGTCTTGTTCTCGGCTCCAATCGAGAGACCACAGATTGTGCACCGTCCCACCGCTGCCTAGGATCAGCGCGTCCCGACGAAGGGGAGCGAGGGCCCGACCGATGGCGTACTGCTTTTCCGGGGGTAGGGCGGGATTGACGGACAGGGTCGCCACGGGCACGTCCGCATGGGGGAACAGGAGGCGAAGCACCACCCAGGCGCCGTGATCGAGCCCGCGGCCTCGATCGATTTTGGCGGGAATACCAGCCTCGTCAAGAAGGGTTCGAGCTTCTTCGGCCACTTCCGGCGCTCCTTGGGCGGGGTAGACAATCCGATAAAGGTCATCGGGAAATCCGAAAAAATCGTAGATCATCCCGAATTGCTCGGGGGCGCCAATGAGCTGCACGGGAGATTCCCAGTGGGCGGTGAATAGGAGCACCGCCTTGGGTTTTGGAAAACGGGAAGCAACGCTTTGCAGAAGCTGTGTGTATGGGTTGTTTTCAATGGCCAAAGTGGGGGCTCCATGGGCAATGAAATACGCCGGGTTCACCAAAGTCCCTCCTTATCGTCACACTCTTTGGGTATCCTGGCGCCTTCTGGGGAGAAGGGCCGGTCGCCCGAAGGATTAGGAAGGCTGAGGGGTTGGAGTCGGCAGAGCGTACCCTTCTTTGTACTTCTCCTCAATAAAAGCCCGAATGTCCTTCGCCCTTTTGCCATCTCTCCACAGCCCTATGGACTGAGCTGCGATTTCCAAACAGACGCCGCAGCCGGCGCCGTGGCTATTCCAAACCACCGACCCGTCCGGATTAACAGCGCGGATGAAGCAGTCCCTGTTGCTTTTATGCCCCGCGCTTTCCCCACATCCGCAATAGCATGGGATCCATTGCAACAGTTCGGTGGATTTGCCGGCGGCTGCATAGATTTGGCGGACCGCTTCCTGCTGGTTGTTTAAAAAGGTCGGCAATACTTCAGCAGAGGCTGTAGTTTCCAGGATATCGCCCTGATAGGAGGAAGAGGAACCACAGGCCACAAGAAAGGTGGATGACAAAAGAAAAACAATGCTGAGGTGGAGGATTTTTGAACGCCTCATTTCTGCTACCTCTTTCTGACAGACTCGCCTTCACTCTCTCCAATGTCGTATCGCATAGGTAAAATGCGGAACAGGGGAGATATGATGGCTTGGTTAGCTCGACACGGTTAGGCTAACATAAGAAAAGGGTGTGGGTAAACCACCAAAACCCTTCAGACCACGCCGAGTTCTTGGAAATGCCGAATGGAACTCCCGCGGATGTGCCAAATGCGGCCCCTTGACACGGCTGAGAAATTCACGTAAGGTGAAGGTAATTGTAAACCGAATACTCGCGATGGATCCTTACTCTTATCCAGAGTTGGCGGAGGGACGGGCCCGATGATGCCGCGGCAACCGGTCGGAACACCGGCACGGTGCCAATTCCTGCGGGGAGACCCCGGAAGATGAGAGAGGGGGACAATAGTCCGACCTCTTTCCACCGGAAAGGGGTTTTTTGGTGGGTTTAGGGGATGGAGGCGAGGAAGACGCGCGGAGTGGGGGGATCTGGGGATGTACAATGTGCACGGTTTACGGGAAAAGTTAGCCCTCGGCAAGTTTGTGACCACGGTGGAGTTGGAGCCGCCCAAGGGGGCGGATCCCTTGCCCACCATGGAAGCGGCCAAATTCCTCCGGGGCAAGGTGGATGCGGTGAATATCGCGGACAGTCCCATGGCCACCCTGCGGATGAGCCCCATCGCCCTGGCTCACATCGTCCAGGAGGATCTGGGCCTTGAAGCGATTTTTCACCTGACCTGTCGGGACCGCAACCTGCTCGGCCTTCAGAGCGAATTGTTGGGTGCGGCGGCCCTGGGGGTGAGGAACATCCTCACCTTGACCGGGGATTCTCCCAGCCGGGGGGATCATCCCGAGGTTAAAGGGGTGTTTGAGACCGATTCCATCGGTTTGGCCCGGCTGGCTGAACGACTGAACCAAGGCTACGACTTGACCGGCCACGAACTGAGCGGCCCGACCCGGTTCTTGATCGGCGGGGTGGCCAATCCCGGGGCGGAAGATTTGGACGCCGAAGTGGCCAAATTGGCGGCCAAGGTGGAAGCCGGGGTTCGCTTCGTCCAGACCCAGCCGGTGTTCGATATCGAGACGGCCTTGCGTTTCTGGGAGCGCACCCGCCACCTGCCGGTCCACATCCTGTTCGGACTTCTGCCGCTCAAGTCCGCCCGCCAAGCCCGCTATTTTAACGAGAAGGTACCCGGGGTGCGGGTGGGGGAAGACGTGATTCAGAAAGTGGAAGAAGGCGGCCGGGCTGCGGGGATCGCCCTCTGCCGGGAGTTGTACGGGGGACTGAGGGAGTTCGCGGCCGGCGCCCATCTCTTTCCCATCGGGGACCTGCGGGCGGTGTACGAGATCCTGGATATCGACACCGATTTTCGCCGGGCTGCGATTTAAAGGGCACCAGCCCGGATGGAGCGGTGCGGAAGGGCTCGACGCTCCGCTCCATCCCGCCCGACGGCCCTGCAACCCCGAGCGGGTTCCCAGTTTTCAACGGGGCAACAGAAATCCCATCCGTTCGAAGACCAGGTGCAGATTCGGTTCCGCCACAGCCTTGGCTTTGGCCGCCCCCTCGGCGAGAATGCGGTCCAGCTCCTCACTGTCGACCAGCTCTCTATACCGCTCTTGCAGCGGCTCCAGCCGGGCCACCACCGCTTCGGCCAGATCTTGCTTAAAAGGTCCATATCCCACCCCGGAATACTGTTTCTCCAGTTCGGGGATCGTTTTGTCCGTGCATGATGAATAAATGGTGAGCAAGTTGCTTACGGCCGGTTTCCGCTGGGGATCGAAGCGCACCTCCGCCTCGGAGTCGGTCACCGCCCGGCGGATCTTTTTCCGGATGTCGTCGGGGCTGTCCAGCAGGGAAATGTAGCTCCCGGGGTTGGCGCTGCTTTTGCTCATCTTTTTCGTCGGGTCGTCCAGGGACATGATCCGACTTCCCACTTTGGGGATCATGGGCTCCGGGATGACAAACGTATCCCCGTACCGCTTGTTGAACCGCTCGGCCAGATCCCGGGTCAACTCCAGGTGTTGTTTTTGGTCTTCCCCCACCGGGACATGGGTGGCCTGATACAACAAAATGTCCGCCGCCATAAGGGCAGGATATGTAAACAGGCCGGCGCTCACGCCTTCCTTGCCCTCAGATTTCTCTTTGAACTGGGTCATGCGCCCGAGCTCACCGTAATGCACCAGGCACTCCATCAGCCACCCCAACTGGGAGTGGGCGGGGACGTGGGATTGAAGGAAAAGGACCGACCGACGAGGATCGATCCCCGCCGCCAGATACAGAGCGCTGAGTTGTCTCGTCTGCCGGTGCAATGCGGCAGGTTCCTGGGGGACCGTAACGGCATGGAGGTCCACCACGCAGTAAAAACTTTCGGCTTCATCTTGGATGTCGACAAAATGGCGCAGGGCGCCGAGGTAATTGCCCAGGGTGGGCGTGCCGCTGGGCTGCATCCCGGAAAATACGCGCATCGTGGTCACCTCGGCTTTTATCATACCAAAAGGTCGGACCGGACTGCCACGGCGAAAACGGATTTCGACGTTTTTTGACGTCTTTTTTTACATTCGGCAAAATAGTCGATGGCGAGGGGGGACGGGGGTTGGCCGAGGTTCATGTGGAGAAAAAGACGGCCGGGCGGATGTTGCAACCGGCCACGGGGTATCTGACAGGATTCACCCATTCGTTGAACCCGTACATCGGGTGCGCCTTTGGCCGACCGGTGGACAACCTCGGCCGGGACACCGTCGGTTGCCCCTACTGTTACGTGCGGCGCCTGCCGGTGGCTTTACTCCATCCAAAACCCTGGGGGACCTGGGTGACGGTCAAAGAGGGTGCCCCGGAACGCCTTCGCCGGGAGCTGCGGCGCAGCCGGGTTCGGGGAGAGACACTCAGAATCTTCCTGGGCTCCTCCACAGACCCCTATCAGCCAGTGGAAGGGCGATGGAAGATCACCCGGGAGCTGCTTCGGGTGATCGCGGAAGAAGGAGGCGTCGACCAACTGGTGGTTCAAACCCGTTCCCCCATGGTCCTCCGGGATGTGGATCTCCTGCGAGCCCTGGGCAAAAAAGTGCGGGTCAGTCTCACCGTGGAGACCGATGACGAGAAGGTCCGCCGCCTGCTCACCCCGACCTCGCCGCCGGTCTCCGGTCGCCTTCGGGCCTTGGCGCGATTGCGGAGGGCCGGCGTGCCCACTCAAGCGGCGGTGTCCCCGGTTTTGCCCATGAACCCGTACAGGCTGGCCCGGCTGCTGGCCGAGGCGGCGGACCGGGTAGTCCTGGATACCTTTCACCTGGGAGACGGATCCGGTGGAAAGCGGAGCCGGTTGCTGGGCATGCCCCGGCGGCTTGAAGCGGCCGGTTATGAGGGGTGGTTTGACCCGGATCTTCATCTGCGCCTGATCCCGATCTTCGTAGGCATTCTCGGCCCCGGACGGGTTGGACTGGGAGCTGCAGGATTTGCTGGAATGAACCTCACGTCACCACCGCACCCTAGGGGGGAGTGAAAGGAAAGGAGCGGGTCGGGTGGATACTCTGGGACATGGGTTTTGGATGTACGCGATATTTCGAAAACGAAGAGACGTTCCTTTTTTGGTGGCCGGGGCCCTGGCGCCAGATCTGTGGTTGTGGAGTGCCGGGCTGTTCATGATCCTGACGGGCCGAGGGGGCACGTTGCTCCGGCAGGGCCTGGACGGGTTGATGGGGCGGCCGTGGGTGTTTGCCGGGGACAGCCTGAGTCATTCCCTCCCCCTATGGAGCGCAGTGATGGTGGCGGCTCTCATCGGCCGATTTCGGGCCGCGGCAGCGGTGGCCGCCGGGGCCGCGCTCCATATTGCCGTGGACCTGTTTACCCACCGCCAATTTGCACCGGCCTACCTGTATCCTTTTTGGTCCCGGCCGATCGCCGGCTGGGTGGAATCCGGATCCTGGTGGTTTGTCGGGGGGGATTTGGCCGCCATGGCCGCAGTTTTCCTCTTTCATTGGCTTCGCCAGCGGGATACAATGAAAACTGGGTGAGTGGAATGATCGAGGAACATCGTTGGCTGAAGGAGAAATTGGCCCTCCTTCCCGGCAAACCCGGCGTCTATCTGATGAAGGACGCCGAGGGCCGGGTGATTTACGTCGGGAAGGCGAAAACGTTAAAAAATCGCGTGCGTTCGTATTTTACGGGTAGCCATGATGCGAAAACCCAGAAACTCGTCTCGGAAATCCGGGATTTTGAATACATCGTGACGGACAATGCGGTGGAAGCGCTGATTCTGGAGTGCAATCTGATCAAGCAGCACCAACCCCCCTTCAACATCATGCTCCGGGATGATAAGTCCTACCCGTATATCAAGATTACCCGGGAGGAACACCCCCGCCTGGAGATCGTCCGGCGGATGGCCAAGGACGGAGCGTCCTACTTTGGCCCGTATCCGAACTCCGGTTCGGCGATGGAGACCAAGCGCTTGTTGGATCGCCTCTACCCGTTGCGCAAGTGCCGGAATCTCAAGAAAAAGGTCTGTTTGTACTACCACATCGGCCAGTGTCTGGCCCCGTGTGAGTATCCCGTGGACCCGGAACGGTATGAGGCGATCCGCAAGGACATTGGGCGGTTCCTGAACGGGGGCCACGGGGAGATTGTCGAGGAGCTGGAGCGGCGGATGCACGAGGAAGCCGAAGCTCTGCGCTTTGAGCGGGCGAAGGAGCTCCGGGATTTGATCCAGCACATCGGGCGGGTGATGGAGAAGCAGAAGATCGTGTTTCAAGATCAGGTGGACAGGGATGTTTTCGGATTTTATGCGGAACGGGGAAGGATGTGCGTCCAGGTCTTTTTTATCCGGGGTGGGAAATTGATCGAACGGGCGGTGCAGATTTTTCCTTTTTACAACGATCCCTTAGAGGATTTTGGCTCTTACGTGGCGCAATTTTATTTTGAGGAGACCGAGCGGCCCAAGGAGGTTTACCTGCCCGAAGGGGTGGAGACAGACGTGCTGGGGGAATGGCTGGGGGCCCGGGTGGTGGTGCCCAAGCGCGGCCCCAAGCGGCAGTTGGTGGAGATGGCCTGTGAGAACGCCCGGATCGCGCTCCAGG
This region includes:
- the trxA gene encoding thioredoxin, yielding MSKEVTDATFASRVEQVAGPVLVDFWAPWCGPCRMLAPVLDELEKEWAGKLEIYRLNVDDNPSTAGRFGIMSIPTLLLFKNGQVVQQVIGYQNKARLSATLRPHLS
- the proC gene encoding pyrroline-5-carboxylate reductase; protein product: MIEKNLSFLGAGAIAEALIRGLLDAGAARADRIRVANRWNGQKKDSLARRYGVVAVERPEAIRRGEVLILAMKPKDAGDALVEVRDHLQGQPLILSVLAGIPTEWIERQLGGQIPVIRAMPNTSCRVRESATALAPGRYATAEQMNLAEQIFAAVGRVVVVPESQMDAVTGLSGSGPAYVYYLAEALMASGREMGLDEKVCRGLVEQTLYGAALMLRNTEESPETLRRQVTSPGGTTEAGIQVLELRHVAEALREAVRRAAERSRELQEAFAESAASEADG
- a CDS encoding nicotinate phosphoribosyltransferase, producing the protein MSFPLLFDFYELTMAYGYFRAGIHERTAVFDLFYRKGPFEHPYVLFVGLEGVLQGIENFRFGEDEIRYLQSVAPQIRDEQFWDLLRRFRFHGTIYAPEEGTVMFPREPMLRVEGKLFEVQLLETMLLTYVNHQSLIATAAHRMVEAAAGKPVIEMGARRAQGVDAAIDGARAAYIGGVSKTATTEAGRRFGIPITGTMAHSFVLAFHRDVQSPDQAKEAELEAFTAYAEAFPDQCLLVVDTTDVERSGLPNAIAVFRKLREKGYEPIGVRIDSGDLAYLSRVCRKALDEAGFPGAQIIASSDLDEFVIRDLLAQGAPIDAFGVGTNLITARSDPALGGVYKLAAIEWEENGERHLSTPIKLSENPTKVTLPGRKNVVRLLKDGQFVGDLIILEDEEDPKGPLRMIHPEYRWKQKVVTDYEAIRLLRPVYRDGRRLIDKITPDTARQTAAQSLAQLSPEHRRLHMPHEPHVDLSDALYERWMAEIHRRRMEKVQ
- a CDS encoding DUF294 nucleotidyltransferase-like domain-containing protein: MDRQLFDRIDEAGTPVDLRRLHAAAVRTITDPRMLSTFHDRLFCRVVALAEEALERDGWGLAPARYCWLELGSGARREQMISTDQDNALVYDSPEGAEHAVEGYFAEMARRVVGGLDDAGYPLCRGYVMAVNPRWRGTPEQWARRIQGYLDYPDWSNVRLLLIAADQRPACGDAGLGHRVRKGVVSALRDARYALWSAADHGWRVGRAALTALGRLRTGAEERQGMVDIKTGLYAPLVGSVRLWALRAGIEEPGTRERIEVLEKSGLWSAEEARAAAEALRICLALRWKRHRDCLLADRPPDDWVDPAELPRDMVDQLFRALSATRALQKRTYQYFQHLYRRG
- a CDS encoding 3'-5' exonuclease is translated as MKPQRLGWFQRLLKNRDVTALLAASAEGSVATEAALRQMVREINRRDIWEEPLDRLTYVVFDTETTGFDWRTDALIEIGAVRVENGQVREDQTFSSLIALEPGRRVPEVVRRITGLSEQELWRAPKVQDVLSRFMAFSSDAVLVAHHAGHDVNFLNVPLNQFYGIELPRRVVDTAQVARRLWPDSGEATLDYLIERMAIPPLTRHRALNDALLTARIWSVFLTLFTRKGLTKWGEFFTWMKTDVVIGDEY
- a CDS encoding ammonium transporter translates to MIKWARWGFLPALVLLAPSVVLAADPTVKDVAQAVDTVWVAVTAFLVFFMQAGFALLEAGSTRMKNAGHIAGKNILSFGLAALVFWAVGFAISFGQGNAFVGTQGWFLNVSDDMVNQVFGSLSYSDVPLGAKYMFEVVFAGVSLAIFWGGIAERAKLIVYFIFGILFSALIYPVVAHWIWGGGWLSGLGMQDFAGSTVVHLQGGVAALVGAMLLGPRIGKYGKDGSVHSLPGHNTVYSVLGVIILWFGWFGFNPGSTLSALNVSFAYIAMTTNLAAAAGGVAALLTAWAVLGKPDIPMMLNGVLAALVAITASCAFVEPWAAVVIGAVAGVVMVLSVQFFERVARVDDPVGAFSVHGVAGIWGTLSTGFFASPDLVKSVGVGAPGLFYGGGLHQLGVQAAGVLAAGVYVFVVSFIILYAIKATVGLRISREEEIIGLDVSEHGASGYPEQLPHGGEFSQGGSSGTRATPTA
- a CDS encoding DODA-type extradiol aromatic ring-opening family dioxygenase: MNPAYFIAHGAPTLAIENNPYTQLLQSVASRFPKPKAVLLFTAHWESPVQLIGAPEQFGMIYDFFGFPDDLYRIVYPAQGAPEVAEEARTLLDEAGIPAKIDRGRGLDHGAWVVLRLLFPHADVPVATLSVNPALPPEKQYAIGRALAPLRRDALILGSGGTVHNLWSLDWSREQDGLPADWAQSFDDWLRDRIENWDTRALFRYKSEAPYAHMAVPRNEHFVPLLIAMGSADGDRAARRLCQYYQYGSLSLSCWEFGTSGM